In one Lujinxingia vulgaris genomic region, the following are encoded:
- a CDS encoding sigma 54-interacting transcriptional regulator: MAWRLRWVSEGQEERYAMMGERVSLWTDATGALSLERGPEGWEWAALVDDGLEGPRLVWRHAPEGVVLYRGDKVATPEALDEETVHWEVQAGDRVVFEGADVTLEIVATSFGGQRELEVVSLSRAETPGESEAKRSLELHRQIAEGAGWGIVLRAFEDALSGDGTFERVEASAAILWAGEETFFHDVIWCDRVEDVAASAPGGPLAAPLSSLLARDPQLREHLIDRGEAVWRHHHGEGAELFLPFGNDEQRCGVLFASGQLGAPVEALSAALSPLVDTFETPAMVLAERRRLRQELAEAIEENRYFRERERRHYLFKDLVCESAAMREVYEQVNARVDDCDPVLMTGEAGTGKELLARALHHLGGRQGGMLIRMNCAEVPRELVDIELFGCVASELIGAVAPREGIFELARDGTVFLDEIDRLSPMMQGKIVRVIQEREVRRIGEGVGRRIETRLIASTHHDLEELRERGVLREDLYQLLKPGVLDVPPLRKRREDILPLARIFLAKFAHRHSAACRSVGPTLAGWMEAYRWPGNVRQLQSFMESAVLMARDDEELDEQVLRVGDQR; the protein is encoded by the coding sequence ATGGCCTGGCGACTGCGGTGGGTAAGTGAGGGGCAGGAGGAACGCTACGCGATGATGGGCGAGCGTGTCTCACTGTGGACAGACGCCACCGGGGCGTTGTCGCTGGAGCGCGGGCCCGAGGGGTGGGAGTGGGCGGCGCTGGTGGACGACGGGCTTGAGGGTCCGCGTCTTGTCTGGCGTCACGCGCCCGAGGGCGTCGTGTTGTACCGGGGCGATAAGGTTGCCACCCCGGAGGCGCTCGACGAGGAGACGGTTCACTGGGAGGTGCAGGCCGGCGATCGCGTCGTCTTTGAGGGCGCCGACGTCACGCTGGAGATCGTCGCGACCTCGTTTGGCGGGCAGCGCGAGTTGGAGGTTGTGAGCTTGAGCCGCGCCGAGACTCCGGGGGAGTCCGAGGCGAAACGATCGTTGGAGCTGCATCGTCAGATCGCTGAAGGGGCGGGCTGGGGGATCGTGTTGCGCGCGTTTGAAGACGCGCTCTCAGGCGACGGAACGTTTGAGCGGGTGGAGGCCTCTGCGGCGATTTTGTGGGCCGGAGAAGAGACTTTTTTTCATGACGTGATCTGGTGCGATCGTGTGGAAGACGTGGCGGCAAGCGCCCCGGGAGGTCCGCTGGCCGCGCCCCTCTCCAGCCTGCTGGCGCGGGATCCTCAATTGCGCGAGCACCTCATCGACCGTGGCGAGGCGGTCTGGCGTCATCATCACGGAGAAGGCGCGGAGCTCTTTTTGCCCTTTGGCAACGACGAGCAGCGCTGCGGTGTGCTTTTTGCGTCAGGACAGCTCGGGGCGCCGGTGGAGGCGCTAAGCGCCGCGTTGAGCCCACTCGTAGACACCTTTGAGACACCGGCGATGGTGCTCGCGGAGCGGCGTCGGCTGCGCCAGGAGCTTGCCGAGGCCATTGAAGAAAACCGCTATTTCAGGGAGCGGGAGCGGCGCCACTACCTCTTTAAAGATCTGGTCTGTGAGAGCGCCGCGATGCGCGAGGTCTATGAGCAGGTCAACGCGCGGGTCGACGACTGCGACCCGGTGCTGATGACCGGGGAGGCCGGCACGGGCAAAGAACTTCTGGCGCGTGCGCTCCATCATCTGGGCGGGCGTCAGGGCGGGATGCTTATTCGCATGAACTGTGCCGAGGTGCCGCGAGAGCTGGTCGATATTGAGCTCTTTGGCTGTGTGGCAAGTGAGCTCATCGGCGCGGTCGCGCCACGGGAGGGCATCTTTGAGCTCGCGCGCGATGGCACCGTCTTTCTCGATGAGATCGACCGCCTCTCGCCAATGATGCAGGGGAAGATCGTGCGGGTGATTCAGGAGCGCGAGGTGCGACGTATTGGCGAGGGGGTGGGGCGGCGCATTGAGACGCGGTTGATCGCCAGCACGCATCACGACCTTGAAGAGCTGCGCGAGCGAGGTGTGCTGCGTGAGGATCTGTACCAGCTGCTCAAACCCGGAGTGCTGGATGTGCCGCCGCTGCGGAAGCGGCGCGAGGATATTTTGCCGCTGGCGCGCATCTTCCTGGCGAAGTTCGCGCATCGCCACAGCGCGGCCTGCCGCAGCGTGGGCCCCACGCTGGCGGGCTGGATGGAGGCGTACCGCTGGCCGGGCAACGTGCGACAGCTGCAGAGCTTTATGGAGTCGGCCGTGCTGATGGCCCGCGATGATGAAGAGCTTGATGAGCAGGTGTTGCGTGTGGGCGATCAGCGCTGA